Proteins from one Pirellulales bacterium genomic window:
- a CDS encoding glucose-1-phosphate adenylyltransferase gives MLNVLALVLGGGRGTRLYPLTKYRSKPAVPLAGKYRLIDIPLSNCINSGLNRMYVLTQFNSVSLHRHIRRTYVFDSFSGGFVEILAAQQTNESSNWYQGTADAVRQNIRSIDESNADYVLILSGDQLYRMNYAEMLATHQRSGADVTIATMPVTRGAAHAFGILRADDTGRVTGFLEKPKTREEADMVRTEPAWIDSRGVLSRGRDLLASMGIYLFNRTTLMDVLTKTDYHDFGKEVFPASMRTRKVFMHLFDGYWEDIGTIKSFYQCNLDLAQPNPPFALASATAPIYSRPRFLPPSQFHGATLKNTLIADGCVIEPGATIENSVIGLRTRIGRDVQIRDSVLLGYDYYEGEPHSVSSTAEASVPLGIGDGAIIQRAIVDKNCRIGRGVRISNDRNLESSPEANECMIVDGILVVQRAATLADGWRRE, from the coding sequence ATGTTGAATGTTCTGGCGCTGGTTCTGGGCGGCGGACGAGGCACGCGGCTGTATCCGCTGACAAAGTATCGTTCCAAGCCGGCGGTGCCGTTGGCGGGTAAATATCGGCTGATCGACATTCCGCTTTCGAATTGCATCAACAGCGGCCTGAACCGGATGTACGTGCTCACGCAGTTCAATTCGGTCAGCCTACACAGGCACATCCGCCGCACGTACGTGTTCGACAGCTTCAGCGGCGGGTTTGTGGAAATTCTTGCCGCCCAGCAAACGAATGAAAGCTCCAATTGGTATCAAGGCACGGCCGACGCAGTGCGGCAAAACATTCGCTCCATCGACGAATCGAACGCCGATTACGTGCTGATTTTGTCGGGCGACCAGTTATACCGCATGAACTACGCCGAAATGTTGGCCACGCATCAACGATCCGGCGCCGATGTGACCATCGCCACCATGCCCGTTACGCGCGGAGCCGCCCATGCCTTTGGCATTTTGCGGGCGGACGATACCGGGCGCGTCACCGGCTTTCTGGAAAAGCCCAAAACCCGCGAGGAAGCCGACATGGTGCGCACCGAACCGGCGTGGATTGACTCGCGCGGCGTCCTCAGCCGCGGACGCGATTTGCTGGCCAGCATGGGCATTTACCTATTCAACCGTACGACGCTAATGGACGTGCTCACGAAAACCGATTACCACGATTTCGGCAAGGAAGTTTTTCCAGCCTCCATGCGCACCCGCAAAGTATTCATGCACTTGTTCGACGGGTACTGGGAAGATATTGGGACCATCAAGTCGTTTTATCAGTGCAATCTAGATTTGGCGCAGCCCAACCCACCGTTCGCACTGGCTTCGGCCACGGCCCCCATTTATTCGCGCCCGCGATTTTTACCGCCGTCGCAATTCCACGGCGCCACGCTCAAAAACACGCTGATTGCCGATGGCTGCGTGATCGAACCCGGCGCAACCATCGAAAACAGCGTCATCGGCTTGCGAACCCGTATTGGGCGCGACGTGCAAATTCGCGATAGCGTGCTGTTGGGTTACGATTACTACGAAGGCGAGCCGCATAGCGTTTCATCCACGGCCGAAGCCAGCGTGCCGCTGGGCATTGGCGATGGCGCGATCATCCAGCGCGCCATTGTCGACAAAAACTGCCGTATTGGCCGGGGCGTTCGAATTTCGAACGACCGCAATTTGGAATCGAGCCCAGAGGCCAACGAGTGCATGATTGTCGATGGCATTCTCGTGGTGCAGCGTGCCGCAACGCTGGCAGACGGCTGGCGGAGAGAATGA
- the trxA gene encoding thioredoxin: protein MANVTEFSDSTFNGDVLQSSVPVLVDFWAPWCGPCRMIAPVVEELAKENQGTFKIGKVNIDDNPDVAMNYSVNSIPTLMIFKGGQVVDRFVGVQPKSRLQQAIDAAKA, encoded by the coding sequence ATGGCAAATGTTACGGAATTCAGCGACTCCACATTCAACGGCGATGTGCTTCAATCGTCCGTCCCCGTGCTGGTTGATTTCTGGGCCCCCTGGTGCGGCCCGTGCCGAATGATCGCCCCTGTGGTGGAAGAACTGGCCAAGGAAAACCAAGGTACGTTCAAAATTGGCAAAGTCAACATCGACGACAATCCCGATGTCGCCATGAATTACAGCGTGAACAGCATCCCCACGCTGATGATTTTCAAAGGTGGCCAAGTGGTCGATCGGTTTGTGGGCGTACAGCCTAAAAGCCGCTTGCAACAAGCCATTGACGCAGCGAAGGCCTGA
- the bcp gene encoding thioredoxin-dependent thiol peroxidase, with protein MSDWLEEGKPAPDFTLPAADGAKVKLSALRGTPVVLYFYPKDDTPGCTKEACAFRDRSKELQKLGAKVLGVSADSVESHAEFRDKFELNFPLLADVDHHVAEKYGAWREKNMYGKKFMGIQRSTFLIDAKGHVAKVWKAVQVDGHDEQVIEALKELGK; from the coding sequence ATGAGCGATTGGTTGGAAGAAGGCAAACCGGCTCCCGACTTCACCCTGCCCGCCGCCGACGGCGCTAAGGTGAAACTTTCCGCCCTAAGGGGGACGCCGGTGGTGCTGTATTTTTATCCCAAAGACGATACGCCCGGCTGCACGAAAGAAGCCTGTGCCTTCCGCGACCGAAGCAAGGAACTGCAAAAGTTGGGAGCAAAAGTGCTGGGGGTCAGCGCCGATAGCGTGGAAAGCCATGCTGAATTCCGAGACAAGTTCGAACTGAATTTTCCGCTGCTGGCCGACGTTGATCATCATGTGGCCGAAAAATACGGCGCCTGGCGTGAAAAAAACATGTACGGCAAAAAGTTCATGGGCATTCAGCGCAGCACATTTTTAATCGATGCCAAGGGGCACGTGGCCAAGGTTTGGAAGGCGGTCCAAGTGGACGGCCACGACGAGCAGGTCATTGAGGCATTGAAAGAATTGGGGAAATAG
- the rsfS gene encoding ribosome silencing factor: MNPPRPSHLHEGSLAISASSQPAAQPRPQRNLQVALAAAQVAHDNRGQNIVLLDLREMTAVFDFFLLVTGSSARQLHAIADEIEHTLADQFGDKLMGMEGYAAGTWILQDYGDIVIHVFDDKAREYYALEQLWTGAKRIEWQSVTPPHIAKID; this comes from the coding sequence GTGAACCCACCGCGTCCATCGCATTTGCACGAGGGATCATTGGCGATCAGCGCATCCAGCCAACCCGCGGCCCAGCCGCGGCCCCAACGCAACCTGCAAGTGGCGTTAGCCGCCGCCCAGGTGGCTCACGACAATCGTGGGCAGAATATTGTCTTGCTCGATCTGCGTGAAATGACGGCGGTGTTCGATTTCTTCTTGCTCGTGACCGGCTCCAGTGCGCGTCAATTGCACGCCATTGCCGACGAAATCGAACACACGCTGGCCGATCAATTCGGCGATAAGCTGATGGGCATGGAAGGCTACGCCGCCGGCACGTGGATTTTGCAAGATTACGGCGACATAGTCATTCACGTGTTCGACGACAAAGCCCGCGAATATTACGCTCTGGAGCAACTCTGGACCGGCGCCAAGCGCATCGAGTGGCAAAGCGTCACTCCGCCACACATCGCCAAAATCGATTAA